The Faecalibacterium sp. I3-3-33 DNA window GCACGGCGCGGTAGGTGGCCTGCCGGAAATCGCCGCCCTCGGTGTGCTTCAGGTGCGCTTTGCCGGTGAGCAGAGTGATCTTTACATCGGTCAGCGGTGCACCGATCAAAACGCCAAGATGCTGCTTTTCTTCCAGATGGGTCAGCACCAGCCGCTGCCAGTTTTTGTCCAGAACCTCTTCCCGGCAGTCGGCGGCAAACCGCATCCCGCTGCCCCGGGGCAGCGGTTCCAGCAGCAGATGCACCTCGGCATAGTGGCGCAGCGGCTCGTAGTGGCCTACGCCCTCCATGGGCTCGGTGATGGTCTCCTTATACAAAATGCCGCCTGGGCCAAAGGATACCTCCAGCCCGAACCGCTCGGCCAGCAAACTGCGCAGCACTTCCAGCTGCACCTCGCCCATCAGCTGCACATGGATCTCGCCCAGTGTCTCGTTCCACACCACATGGAGCTGGGGTTCTTCCTCTTCCAGCCGATGCAGTTTGCCCAGCGCGGCGTGCACATCCGCGCCCTCCGGCAGCAGCACCTGATAGCTGAGCACCGGTTCCAGCACCGGCACATCGCTGTCCCGCTCCGCCCCAAGCCCGGTACCGGGCTTGGCATGGGTCAGGCCGGTCACGGCGCATACCTGTCCCGGGCCGATGACCTCGGTCAGGGTATACTTTGCGCCGGAGTACAGCCGCAGCTGGTTCGCTTTTTCTGCCCACGGCTCGCCGTCTGCTTCGCCGGAGAGCAGAGCCTTTACCTTCAGCTCCCCGCCGGTGACCCGCAGCCATGTCAGACGGGTGCCCTGCTCGTCCTGCGATACCTTGAACACCCTTGCACCAAAGGCGTGCAGCGCCGGGGCGGGGCGGGTGTAGCGGTCAAGCCCCTCCAGAAGTGCATCCACCCCGTCCAGCCGCAGCGCCGCCCCGAACCAGCACGGAAAAACGTGCCGCCGGGCAACTGCAGGGATAATGTCTGCATCGGTCAAAGTGCCTGCATCCAGCATTTTCTCCATCAGCTGCTCATCGCACAGCGCCAGTGCCTCGTTGCGGGCGGCAGGCTCTGCGCCAAAATCCACAAAGCCCTCGCCAAGGCGGTGGTTCAGTTGGGTGAGCAGCTGTTCCCGGGTCATGCCGGGCAGGTCCATTTTATTCACGAATACAAAGGTGGGCACATGGTAGCGCCGCAGCAGCCGCCACAGCGTTTCGGTATGGCTTTGCACGCCGTCCGTTCCGCTGACCACCAGCACGGCGTAATCCAGCACCTGCAAGGTGCGCTCGGTCTCGGTGGAAAAATCCACATGGCCGGGGGTGTCCAGCAGGGTGATGGCGGTATTGCCCGCCGTAAGCAGCGCCTGTTTGGAAAAGATGGTGATTCCACGTGCTTTTTCCAGACTGTCGGTGTCCAGAAAGGCGTCTCCGTGGTCCACCCGCCCCAGCTTGCGGATAGCACCGGCGCGGTAGAGCATGGCCTCGGAGAGGGTGGTCTTGCCGGAGTCCACATGGGCCAGAATGCCCAGTACGATCTGTTTTTGCGTTGTTTCCATGCACTGCTCCTATAAAAAAGTTTCTCATTTATTGTAACACGCTTTGCCGGGAAAAGAAAGTTTTCATGTGCAAATCCTGAAGGCAAAAAACAGCACCGGGCAGAAAGCGGTCTGCCCGGTGCGATTTTCTTAAAAAAGGTCCAGCATATTGTCCAGATAGATTGCCTCCCGCACCTGCAGCTGGCATTCCGGCTTTATCATGTAGTAAAGCAGAAATTCCAGCACCAACGCGCTGCCAAGTCCCCTGCCCTCTATCTTAAACTGGGAAAAGCCTGCGGGCAGGTACCGCTGCCGGATGTCCTCTACCCCGATGAACCCGGGGCTGCGTAGCGCCTTGGAAAAACGATAGCCCCCGGCGGCATCCGGGGCAGCGCAGCGGTGGTCCGGGCAGTCCTCGCCCAGATTCTGGCGGCTGACCGTCTCGTAGCAGCGCTTGCGCTCGGTGCAGCCGAACCAGCAGCACTCGTTGCACAAAAACTCCACCTTGGCTTTTTGCTCCGGCGGCAGGGTGCGCAGCTGTTCCAGTGCCGGGTTCAGCCGGAAATCCGGCACCACATACCGGAACTGCGGTTTTTCCACTTCCTGCCGCAAAAGCGTGAAATCGGTGAGCACCTTGGTGGTGGAGGACACCAGATACAACTCCGGCCAACGCTGTTGCAGATAGTCCGCCAGCAAATCAGAATGGACGATCACGCCGTTTGGCACACTGCCAGCTTTGGCAAACCGCTCACACAGGGCGTTGCACTGCGGGTCGGCAAGGTGCTGGGCCCGCAGCAGGGAGTTACTGAAGGTCAGCCGCCCGGAGATGCCGTATTCCCGCAATAGCGCCAGCACCTCGCGCGCAGCTGCCCCGCCGCTGGAAATGCGTCCCCCGCCCCAGATGCAGCCTGCCGGTGCACCGTAAATAGAGCCGATGGCGCACCAGTCGTAAAAATATTCCCGGTGCTCCCGATACAGCGGCAAAAACCGGCGGTACAGCTCGTAAAACTCGAACAGGCCGGGCAGATGATAACAGGCAGCTGCGGGCTTTTCCATAGGGGTTCCTTTCCTGCAAAAAGGGAGCTGCTGCGTAAAAATGCTGTGCAGCGGCTCCCCTGTTTTTATCGTATTGCTTCTGTTACACGGTGGCACCGACCTGAGGAGCGCCCCCGGCAAGCTGTTCTGCCGTAAGCGGCTGGGCTTCTGCGGGGGCGTTCAGCCGCTCCTTTGCCACAGCCAGCATCAGCTTGATGCGGTTTTCCTGATTGACCCGGGTAGCGCTGGGGTCGTAGTCGATGGGGGTGATGTTGGCACTGGGGTACAGCGCACGGATCTTGTTCACCATGCCCTTGCCCACGATGTGGTTGGGCAGGCAGCCAAAGGGCTGCGCACACACGATGTTGCCGTAGCCACCCTGCACCAACTCGATCATTTCGGCGGTCAGCAGCCAGCCCTCGCCCATTTTTGCGCCCAGCGAGATGACCCCCTTGGGCTTTTCCACCAGCTCTTTGAAGGGGCCCGGTGCATAGAACCCGGCGTCCGTCTCTGCCTTGAGCATGACGCGCTCCACGTTGTCCAGCCAGTTGAGGAACTGGTCGGTGCCCACCTTTACAGCCAGCTTGCCGCCGTACAGCACATGATCCTCGCCCATATTGAAGGCGCAGTACTGCACAAAGCCCATCAGACCGGGGAAGTTCACCTCGCAGTCCTGACTTTCCAAAAACTTCTGCAGCTCGTTGTTGCCCAACGGGCTGTACTTGACGTAGATCTCGCCCACAACGCCCACCTTGACCTTGGGCACCCGGGTGACCGGGATGGTGGCAAAGTCCTTTGCGATGAGCGGGAAGGTGTGCTTCATTTCCCGGGAAGTAAAACCTTTTCCTGCCAGCAGTGCACGGCCAAGACGGGCGATCCAGCGATCCACCATGCAGTCAGCCGCACCCTTTTCATTCTCGTAGGGGGCCACCTGATTGCGCAGCGCACACAGCATATCGCCGTAGAAGATGCAGGCGATGCACTTGCGTGCCAGCGGGAGGGTCATCTGGAAGCCGCTGTCCTTTTCCAGACCGGAAAAGTTCAGGCTTGCCACCGGGATCTGCGGGTAACCGGCCTTGACCAGCGCCTTGCGCAGCAGATGGATGTAGTTGGAGGCGCGGCAGCCGCCGCCGGTCTGGGTGATCAGCAAGGCAGTGTGTTCCAGATCATACTTGCCGCTGTTCAGCGCATCCAGAAACTGGCCGATGACCAGCAGCGCCGGGTAGCAGGTATCGTTATGCACATACTTCAGCCCCAGCTGTGCCACGGCGCTACCGCAGTTGCCCAGCAGCTCACACTTATAGCCCTCGCAGCGCAGTGCGTACTCCATAAGCCGGAACTGGGTAACGGCCATATTGGGGATAAGGATGGTGTGGGTCTTTTTCATCTCCGGGGTAAATTTAGGATAATGATATTCCATAGGTTCCTCCTATGTTACTCTAAACAAGATAGACCCCGCAAAGACTTCCCCCGCCGGGGGAAACCTTTCAGCCTATCTCAGGGTTTCTTTTATTCTGCCTTTTCTGCGGCAGCCTCGTCCCGCTCGTCCAGTGCGGCAAACAGGCTGCGCAGACGGATGTTCACAGCACCGAGGTTTGTGATCTCGTCGATCTTCAGCTGGGTGTACAGCTTGTTGCCCCGCTGCAAAATCTCGCGGGTCTCGTCGGTGGTAATGGCATCCACGCCGCAGCCGAAGGACACCAGCTGCACCAGATCCATGTCCTTCTGGGTAGTGCAGTACTTGGCGGCGGCATACAGGCGGCTGTGGTAGGTCCACTGGTTCAGCACGCTGGTGGGGAACTTCTGCACCCGGTTGGAGATGCTGTCCTCGGTGACCACCGCAGCCCCGTGGCGGGTGATCAGATGGTCGATGCCGTGGTTGACCTCCGGGTCCACATGGTAGGGGCGGCCTGCCAGCACGATGATGCGCTTGCCCTGACGGCGCGCCTCGTCGATGATCTCGCTGCCCTTTACCCGAATCTTGGCCATGTGTGCCTCGTACTCCGCGTAGGCGGCATCGGCTGCGGCCTGCACCTCCCGCTCGGAGATGCCGCCAAAGTACTTGGGCAGCACCTCCTTTGCCATCTTGTGCACAAAGTCCTTCGGGCGGTGGATGCCCACATAATCATAGATGAACTTTTTGCCCTCCAGCTCCGGGCAGTTGCCTGCCAGAACCTCCGGGTAGTAGGCCACCACCGGGCAGTTATAGTGGTTATCGCCCAAGCCCTCGTCCACATTGTAGGTCAGGCAGGGGTAGAAGATGGCGTCCAGTTCCATCTGGCTCAGCGCCTTGATGTGGCCGTGGCTCAGCTTTGCCGGGAAGCAGGCGGTGTCACTGGGGATGGTGGCCTGTCCGGCCAGATACAGCCCGCGAGTGGACACCGGGCTGGTGTGCACCGCAAAGCCAAGGCTCGTCCAGAAGGCGTACCAGAAGGGCAGCAGCTCATAAAAGCCCAGACACAGCGGGATGCCGACGGAGCCGCGCTTACCGGGCACAGGCTTGTAGCTTGCCAGCAGCTGCTGCTTGTAGGCGTACAGGTTCAGACTGTTATCCTCGCTTTTGCCGGTAACGGGCTTATCGCAGCGGTTGCCGGAGATGAACTTGCGGCCATCGGCAAAGGTGTTGACGGTCAGCTGGCAATGGTTGCCGCAGCCGCCGCACTTGACGCTGACCACCTGCTGTGCAAACTTTTCCAGCTCCTGCTCGTCCATCATGGCAGAGGTGGTCTGGTTGTTTTTATGGCTCTGGCGCAGGCCGTACAAGGCAGCGCCGTAAGCACCCATCAGACCGGCAATGTCCGGCCGGATGACCTCTACGCCCATCTCCTTTTCAAAGGCACGAAGCACGGCTTCATTATAGAAGGTACCGCCCTGCACCACGATCTTGCGGCCCAGCTCTTCCGGGCTGGAAGCGCGGATCACCTTGTACAGCGCATTCTTGACCACGCTGATGGACAGGCCTGCGGAGATATTCTCAATGCTGGCACCATCCTTCTGCGCCTGCTTGACCGAGCTGTTCATGAACACGGTGCAGCGGCTGCCCAAGTCCACCGGGCGGTCTGCGAACAGACCCAGCGCGGCGAACTCCTTGACGTCATAGCCCAGCGCCTGCGCAAAGGTCTGCAAAAAGCTGCCGCAGCCGGAGGAACAGGCTTCGTTCAGGAAGATGTTGCTGATGGCACCATCCTCGATCTTGAAGCACTTCATGTCCTGCCCGCCGATATCAATGATGAAGTCCACGTCCGGCATAAAGTA harbors:
- a CDS encoding translation factor GTPase family protein; protein product: METTQKQIVLGILAHVDSGKTTLSEAMLYRAGAIRKLGRVDHGDAFLDTDSLEKARGITIFSKQALLTAGNTAITLLDTPGHVDFSTETERTLQVLDYAVLVVSGTDGVQSHTETLWRLLRRYHVPTFVFVNKMDLPGMTREQLLTQLNHRLGEGFVDFGAEPAARNEALALCDEQLMEKMLDAGTLTDADIIPAVARRHVFPCWFGAALRLDGVDALLEGLDRYTRPAPALHAFGARVFKVSQDEQGTRLTWLRVTGGELKVKALLSGEADGEPWAEKANQLRLYSGAKYTLTEVIGPGQVCAVTGLTHAKPGTGLGAERDSDVPVLEPVLSYQVLLPEGADVHAALGKLHRLEEEEPQLHVVWNETLGEIHVQLMGEVQLEVLRSLLAERFGLEVSFGPGGILYKETITEPMEGVGHYEPLRHYAEVHLLLEPLPRGSGMRFAADCREEVLDKNWQRLVLTHLEEKQHLGVLIGAPLTDVKITLLTGKAHLKHTEGGDFRQATYRAVRQGLMLAKSQLLEPWYAFRLEVPVENIGRAMSDIQRMEGSFDPPESGAETATLTGFAPVSTMRSYPMEVVSYTRGRGHLSLTLDGYRPCHNAQQVIAEIGYQPEHDLENPADSVFCAHGAGFVVPWNEVRSHMHVESGWGKAKPARPEVQAAPQRRAMAYRATLEEDAELLKIFERTYGPIKRDPLAAFRPVQKTERPDFAAEQWEIAPEYLLVDGYNIIFAWDELNALSKESLDAARHRLMDILCNYQGYQKCVLILVFDAYRVPGSPGAIEQYHNIHVVYTKEAETADMFIERVTHEIGKSRRVRVATSDGMEQVIILGHGALRVSARMFHEEVQNVEKQIRALVQGQA
- a CDS encoding acyl-CoA dehydratase activase, with the protein product MLRLFVLRRENKVRVGLDIGSTTIKCVVLGEHDELLYSTYERHYSHILEKAQELLRRIDAEQLHGSKALLSISGSAGMGLADSCGVPFVQEVFSTRVAVKRFMPQTDCVIELGGEDAKILFLTNGTEVRMNGSCAGGTGAFIDQMATLLKMSADEMNKAAEQAQRTYTIASRCGVFAKSDVQPLINQGARTEDIAASIYKAVVNQTIAGLAQGRPIKGNILYLGGPLTFSTVLRKSFDEALNVTGTCPENSLLYVALGAALYADKEFVLTEVAAALDKYAATATYASEPPLFASKEEYEAFHARHMSHSVPRVAFSAHCGPVHIGIDSGSTTVKLVVVDEKSQILYTNYQPNLGNPLPLIREQLLKIYKEHPGLQVASVTTTGYGEELVKNAFRCDYGLVETVAHFTAAKYFMPDVDFIIDIGGQDMKCFKIEDGAISNIFLNEACSSGCGSFLQTFAQALGYDVKEFAALGLFADRPVDLGSRCTVFMNSSVKQAQKDGASIENISAGLSISVVKNALYKVIRASSPEELGRKIVVQGGTFYNEAVLRAFEKEMGVEVIRPDIAGLMGAYGAALYGLRQSHKNNQTTSAMMDEQELEKFAQQVVSVKCGGCGNHCQLTVNTFADGRKFISGNRCDKPVTGKSEDNSLNLYAYKQQLLASYKPVPGKRGSVGIPLCLGFYELLPFWYAFWTSLGFAVHTSPVSTRGLYLAGQATIPSDTACFPAKLSHGHIKALSQMELDAIFYPCLTYNVDEGLGDNHYNCPVVAYYPEVLAGNCPELEGKKFIYDYVGIHRPKDFVHKMAKEVLPKYFGGISEREVQAAADAAYAEYEAHMAKIRVKGSEIIDEARRQGKRIIVLAGRPYHVDPEVNHGIDHLITRHGAAVVTEDSISNRVQKFPTSVLNQWTYHSRLYAAAKYCTTQKDMDLVQLVSFGCGVDAITTDETREILQRGNKLYTQLKIDEITNLGAVNIRLRSLFAALDERDEAAAEKAE
- a CDS encoding 2-hydroxyacyl-CoA dehydratase, producing the protein MEYHYPKFTPEMKKTHTILIPNMAVTQFRLMEYALRCEGYKCELLGNCGSAVAQLGLKYVHNDTCYPALLVIGQFLDALNSGKYDLEHTALLITQTGGGCRASNYIHLLRKALVKAGYPQIPVASLNFSGLEKDSGFQMTLPLARKCIACIFYGDMLCALRNQVAPYENEKGAADCMVDRWIARLGRALLAGKGFTSREMKHTFPLIAKDFATIPVTRVPKVKVGVVGEIYVKYSPLGNNELQKFLESQDCEVNFPGLMGFVQYCAFNMGEDHVLYGGKLAVKVGTDQFLNWLDNVERVMLKAETDAGFYAPGPFKELVEKPKGVISLGAKMGEGWLLTAEMIELVQGGYGNIVCAQPFGCLPNHIVGKGMVNKIRALYPSANITPIDYDPSATRVNQENRIKLMLAVAKERLNAPAEAQPLTAEQLAGGAPQVGATV